A part of Biomphalaria glabrata chromosome 3, xgBioGlab47.1, whole genome shotgun sequence genomic DNA contains:
- the LOC106072690 gene encoding arrestin domain-containing protein 3-like: MGKLQFYSITFNNGSGVYYAGNCVQGYVTLTLKESMKMRGIRLKFEGKAYVHWSERHTTGTGENRRTTTRHYSAHEKYFEQEFLLFGIWPNQGSDTKELPAGTYTYPFQFQLPHGLPSSFEAYYGHVRYTVSSNIDKPWKFDHKTKRPFTVISILDLNQMPDASRSLQETKQKHLCCLCCKSGPIQATFRLDRAGYVPGEAILINAEISNASSRKMDKSYVNLRMVTIFRATTKIKMIHRDVAVVARPSINPHSEDVWSGEKLIIPPLPPSFLNGCNIIEVHYYLQLNVDPAGPALDLEIPFEIIIGTIPLASIVQQFPPMAPPPNIMSRMYAWETVPSAPPQEELYPLPPPTGLPNLPPPSYSEAITGKFDIREEGDNEHVMGNLQYAPVYTYYNWGHTPAALPPQAKVEEED, translated from the exons ATGGGGAAACTACAGTTTTATTCCATTACTTTCAACAATGGAAGTGGAGTATACTACGCTGGTAACTGTGTGCAAGGCTATGTCACTTTAACCTTGAAAGAGTCTATGAAAATGAGAG GTATAAGACTAAAGTTTGAAGGTAAAGCTTATGTACATTGGTCTGAGAGACATACCACTGGTACTGGTGAAAATAGACGCACAACTACTAGACATTATTCTGCACATGAGAAGTATTTTGAACAAGAATTTCTTCTCTTTGGAATAT GGCCCAATCAAGGCAGTGATACTAAAGAGCTTCCTGCAGGCACCTACACATACCCTTTCCAGTTTCAGTTACCTCATGGACTTCCCTCTTCCTTTGAAGCTTACTATGGTCATGTCAGATACACAGTTAGCTCAAACATTGATAAACCTTGGAAGTTTGACCACAAGACCAAGCGTCCATTCACTGTAATCAGCATACTGGATCTCAATCAGATGCCGGATGCTTCT AGAAGCCTCcaagaaaccaaacaaaaacacttaTGCTGCCTGTGTTGTAAGTCTGGGCCTATTCAAGCAACTTTCCGACTAGATAGAGCTGGCTATGTCCCTGGCGAAGCTATTCTAATCAATGCAGAAATCAGCAATGCTTCTAGTAGGAAAATGGACAAGTCATATGTAAATCTAAGAATG GTTACTATTTTTCGAGCGACAACAAAGATTAAAATGATCCATAGAGATGTAGCAGTGGTTGCCCGCCCAAGTATAAATCCTCATTCTGAAGATGTCTGGAGTGGGGAGAAGCTGATCATACCACCTCTGCCTCCATCATTTCTAAATGGATGTAATATTATTGAAGTACATTACTATctgcag CTGAATGTTGACCCAGCAGGACCAGCACTAGATCTGGAGATACCTTTTGAGATTATCATTGGAACAATACCACTGGCTTCTATTGTTCAACAATTCCCTCCCATGGCACCACCCCCTAACATAATGAGCCGAATGTATGCCTGGGAGACCGTACCCTCTGCACCACCCCAGGAAGAACTATATCCCCTACCACCTCCAACTGGCTTGCCAAATCTTC CTCCACCCAGCTACAGTGAGGCCATCACAGGCAAGTTTGACATTAGAGAAGAAGGGGACAATGAGCATGTGATGGGAAACTTGCAGTATGCACCTGTGTACACCTACTACAATTGGGGACATACCCCAGCTGCCCTCCCTCCACAGGCCAAGGTAGAAGAAGAAGATTAA